The Chryseobacterium sp. G0186 genome includes the window AAGATCCTGGAGGCAGTCCGTTAAGAGCAATGGTTCCCTTTCTTCTCAGAACATCTATCCCCTGCTTGAAAGCAATAGGTGAAACAGCGGTAATCAATGCACCATGCATACCCCCAACTTCTTTATGCAGGTATTTCCCAGGGTCTGTATCTTTGGCATTGACTACAAGATCTGCACCCAGTTTTTTCGCTAATTCCAATTTATCATCTGCTACATCAATGGCTGCAACATGCATCCCCATTGCCTTTGCATACTGAACCGCTACATGTCCCAATCCTCCGATACCTGAAATGGCGACCCATTCTCCGGGCTTTGTTTCTGTTTCTTTTAATCCTTTATAAACGGTTACCCCTGCACATAAAATAGGAGCGATCTCCAGAAAATTAACGTTTGACTTTAGATGTCCCACATATCTGGAGTCAGCAATAACATATTCTGCAAAGCCTCCGTCTACGCTATACCCGCCATTTTTCTGGGCCTCACAAAGTGTTTCCCATCCTGTGATACAATAATCGCAGCAACCACAGGCACTGTATAACCAAGGAACTCCTACTGCATCTCCTTCTTTTACAAAAGCTTCAGGTCCGCATGCCACCACAATACCAACTCCCTCGTGTCCGGGAATCAGAGGCATTTTAGGCTTAGCCGGCCAATCTCCGTCTACCGCATGCAGGTCTGTATGGCAAACGCCACAAGCCATTACCTTTACAAGAACTTCATATCTTCCGGGTTCTCTTACAGGAACTTCTTCTATTCTCAGGGGCTGCCCGTAGCCTTGAACTACAACAGCTTTCATTGTTTTTGGAATCATATTTTATTTTTTGAATTGAGTTTTTACAGGTTAATAGTTTTCCACTCATCCGAAAAATTCCGGATAAGAAGAGTATTCTTTGCGTGAGGGATAGTAAGGGCGGCGAGGAACGAGCCGGTGCGGAATGCAATAGAGCACCGAAATGAAATGGAGCCCTGCATAGCCCGACCGTTTTGCCCTGGACAAAGCCAAGGCAATCGGGCACGTCCTAAATTAATATTAAAAGAAACCTAACTTGTTTTTGTTATAGGAAATCAGCATGTTTTTGGTCTGACGGTAATGGTCAAGCATCATTTTATGATTTTCTCTTCCTATTCCGGACTGTTTGTATCCTCCGAAAGGTGCTCCTGCAGGGTATGAGTGATACTGGTTTACCCAAACTCTTCCCGCTTCAATCTGACGTGGAATGTTATACAGCTGATGGGCATCTCTAGTCCAGACCCCTGCTCCTAATCCATAGATTGTGTCATTGGCTATTTTTACAGCTTCTTCTTCATCCTTAAAGGTGGTAAATGCCAACACAGGACCGAAGATCTCTTCCTGGAAAATCCTCATTTTATTATTTCCTTTGAAAATAGTAGGCTGGATATAGAACCCGCCCTCAAGGTCTTCTCCTAAATTATTGGCATCTCCTCCAACCAAAACTTCGGCTCCTTCTTCTACTCCTAACTGAATGTAAGACAGAATTTTATCTTTTTGAATTTGCGAAGCCTGCGCACCCATCATTACGGTTTTATCCAATGGGTTTCCAACTTTAATCGCCTTCACTCTTTCTACTACTCTTTCTATAAAGGCATCTGCAATATCTTCCTGAACGAGTAATCTTGACGGACATGTACAGATTTCTCCCTGGTTAAGGGCAAAAAGTACAGCTCCCTCAATGGCCTTATCTAAAAATTCATCATCTGCATCCATTACGGAGTTGAAGAATACGTTAGGAGACTTCCCACCCAGTTCTAATGTCACAGGAATGATATTTTCTGTGGCATACTGCATCACCAGACGGCCTGTAGCAGTAGAACCTGTAAATGCAGCCTTGGCAACCTTAGGATTGGTAACCAATGCTCTTCCTAATTCTGCTCCGAAACCATTAACGATATTGATCACTCCTGCAGGTAAGAGGTCTCCAATCAGTTCCATTAAAACCATAATGGAAACAGGGGTACTTTCTGCCGGTTTTAAGACTACACAGTTTCCTGCTGCCAATGCCGGAGCTAGTTTCCATACCGCCATAAGGATCGGGAAATTCCAAGGGATAATTTGTGCGATGACTCCAAGTGGTTCGTGAACAATAAGAGATACGGTATCTTTATCCAGTTCATTATGTGAACCCTCATCTGCACGAATTACAGAGGCAAAATATCTGAAATGATCAATTGCAAGAGGCATATCTGCGGCCAATGTTTCTCTTACAGCCTTACCGTTATCAATGGTTTCTACTGTAGCGAGATATTCCAGGTTCTGCTCTATTCTGTCTGCGATTTTATTCAGGATGATGCTCCTTTCTGTAGAGGATGTATTTTTCCAGGTTTGAAATGCTTTTTCCGCTGCATCTACCGCCAACTCCAGATCTTCTTTGGATGAATGGGCTACCTGAGTAAATTTTTTACCATCTACGGGTGAGACTACATCAAAATATTGCCCTTTAACAGGAGGGGTAAATTTACCGTCAATATAGTTATCATATCTGTTCTTAAACTCCGGACGCTGTAAAAGAGTCGTTGATCTTGGTTCTGTAATAGTGCTCATATTAGTATTGTTTTTATTTTTCGATGATGCCAAATTACATGTACAACCCCAAAAAAACATAGCACAATCGTATAAAAAAAGTGCAGAATCGTATTAAGGCTCTAATTTTATCATTTTATTAACAGCAACATAGGGTCAAATTCTATATATTTGAAATATCAGTTTCCAAAAAATATTTAGAAATGAATAACAATAGCAAGTTTTTATTAAACACTCCTGAATTAACCCAGGAGAGGCATCTATTGAGTCTTGTTGAAAATCAGACGACATTCAATCTAAACAATTGTGAATTCAGTATTTATGAAACTCATCAGGCCGCTTTTGGGGTAAAACTTCACTTTGAAACCATTGCTTTTACAGCAATGCTAAGGGGCAAAAAGCATATGAAACTGGATAACAAGACTAATTATTTTGATTATTTTCCAGGAGAAAGCATTTTGGTTGCCCCTGGAGAGACAATGGTTATTGATTTTCCTGAGGCTGATGAAACCGCTACCCAATGTATTTCCTTAAGTTTAAATCCTGATTTTATAGAGGATTCCCTCAATTATTTAAACTATCATCTTCCGAAAGTGGATGAAGCTTCTCAATGGAATATTCAGCTGGATGAGTATTTTCTTTTTAATAATCAGGCGTTGACTTCTGCTACCAACAATATTATGAGAATAGCCATGGATGATAATTCCCAAAAGGATATCATGGCTGATTTTGCCCTGAAAGAACTTCTGATAAGATTGATGCAGACACAGGCAAGAAGTCTGGTAGAAAAAAATATGGTGAAAAATAAATCAAGGATAGGATTTGTAGTAGACTATATCAAAAGAAATCTGCACCAAAAACTATCGATTGACAGTATAGCCAAGCTTGCGTATGTAAGTAAATCCAATTTCTTTAAGATGTTCAGAGATGAACTGGGAGTTTCTCCGAATGATTTTATTCTACAGGAAAGAATCAATAGAGCCAAGGAATTATTGGCAGGGCAAAACAGCATTAAGGAAACCGCTTTCCAGACAGGGTTTTC containing:
- the adhP gene encoding alcohol dehydrogenase AdhP, coding for MIPKTMKAVVVQGYGQPLRIEEVPVREPGRYEVLVKVMACGVCHTDLHAVDGDWPAKPKMPLIPGHEGVGIVVACGPEAFVKEGDAVGVPWLYSACGCCDYCITGWETLCEAQKNGGYSVDGGFAEYVIADSRYVGHLKSNVNFLEIAPILCAGVTVYKGLKETETKPGEWVAISGIGGLGHVAVQYAKAMGMHVAAIDVADDKLELAKKLGADLVVNAKDTDPGKYLHKEVGGMHGALITAVSPIAFKQGIDVLRRKGTIALNGLPPGSFELPIFETVLKRITVRGSIVGTRKDMQEALDFANEGLVKATVTAAKLEDINDVFDKMKKGQIDGRIVLDIANSN
- a CDS encoding aldehyde dehydrogenase family protein; this translates as MSTITEPRSTTLLQRPEFKNRYDNYIDGKFTPPVKGQYFDVVSPVDGKKFTQVAHSSKEDLELAVDAAEKAFQTWKNTSSTERSIILNKIADRIEQNLEYLATVETIDNGKAVRETLAADMPLAIDHFRYFASVIRADEGSHNELDKDTVSLIVHEPLGVIAQIIPWNFPILMAVWKLAPALAAGNCVVLKPAESTPVSIMVLMELIGDLLPAGVINIVNGFGAELGRALVTNPKVAKAAFTGSTATGRLVMQYATENIIPVTLELGGKSPNVFFNSVMDADDEFLDKAIEGAVLFALNQGEICTCPSRLLVQEDIADAFIERVVERVKAIKVGNPLDKTVMMGAQASQIQKDKILSYIQLGVEEGAEVLVGGDANNLGEDLEGGFYIQPTIFKGNNKMRIFQEEIFGPVLAFTTFKDEEEAVKIANDTIYGLGAGVWTRDAHQLYNIPRQIEAGRVWVNQYHSYPAGAPFGGYKQSGIGRENHKMMLDHYRQTKNMLISYNKNKLGFF
- a CDS encoding AraC family transcriptional regulator, whose amino-acid sequence is MNNNSKFLLNTPELTQERHLLSLVENQTTFNLNNCEFSIYETHQAAFGVKLHFETIAFTAMLRGKKHMKLDNKTNYFDYFPGESILVAPGETMVIDFPEADETATQCISLSLNPDFIEDSLNYLNYHLPKVDEASQWNIQLDEYFLFNNQALTSATNNIMRIAMDDNSQKDIMADFALKELLIRLMQTQARSLVEKNMVKNKSRIGFVVDYIKRNLHQKLSIDSIAKLAYVSKSNFFKMFRDELGVSPNDFILQERINRAKELLAGQNSIKETAFQTGFSDTNYFTRVFKQLVGVTPKSYQNAKIYSE